A single window of Crassostrea angulata isolate pt1a10 chromosome 8, ASM2561291v2, whole genome shotgun sequence DNA harbors:
- the LOC128159038 gene encoding uncharacterized protein LOC128159038 isoform X2, producing the protein MDTKRISTLVLPLMSAVCVVLSQSRSTCPRNQVLHRNYDRCCQYVSCKPQHYVRVCDREGGADVCVPCGPNAYLDDPTNSYFVFDCLEKTCGEDTVPIDSPATEFNGSACSKRCRCNPAKNYCGTDPCRCRYTLCSQGETLLQNCTCVREEAENGGKTSIDKSDFPDDPGNVSEPEKNKTMIIIAAVSVGVLVVGAIGAVYIYQRRNNSSYLNIINVTNNKTRVHNYQDCNVQIGDKNTQIVHEFVSENESASSTDE; encoded by the exons ATGGATACCAAAAGG ATATCAACTCTAGTCCTTCCGTTGATGTCTGCTGTGTGTGTTGTCCTCAGTCAATCAAGGTCTACTTGCCCAAGGAACCAGGTCTTGCACAGAAATTATGACAGATGTTGTCAGTACGTCAGTTGCAAACCTC AGCATTATGTAAGGGTCTGTGACAGGGAGGGTGGGGCCGATGTGTGTGTCCCCTGCGGCCCTAATGCTTACCTGGACGATCCCACAAACAGTTACTTTGTGTTCGACTGTCTAGAGAAAACCTGTGGCGAAG ACACAGTACCCATCGACTCCCCAGCCACAGAGTTCAATGGCTCCGCTTGCTCTAAGCGATGTCGCTGTAACCCTGCCAAGAACTACTGTGGGACAGACCCCTGCAGGTGTCGGTACACTCTGTGCAGTCAGGGGGAGACCCTCCTACAGAACTGCACCTGCGTCAG AGAGGAGGCAGAAAACGGCGGCAAAACAAGTATTGATAAATCAGATTTTCCTGATGACCCAGGGAATGTTTCCGAACCAGAAAAGAACAAAACAATGATAATTATAGCAGCTGTTTCAGTCGGTGTGCTCGTTGTCGGTGCAATTGGTGCTGTGTACATTTACCAAAGGAGAAATAATTCATCGTACTTGAATATTATAAATGTTACTAATAACAAAACCAGAGTTCACAATTATCAAGATTGCAACGTGCAAATTGGAGATAAAAACACTCAGATCGTTCATGAGTTTGTTTCGGAAAATGAGAGTGCATCATCAACAGATGAATAA
- the LOC128159034 gene encoding guanine nucleotide-binding protein-like 3 homolog → MPNKKFLNKKSKRVSAAKRYKIEKLVRIHNKKAKKEAKKNPNKFIKKRKDPGIPNSLPFKESVLREAEERKRKIEEEREKLKERRKKEREKLQNKKRNLVSLVKDAEKKTQAFERKKNVGGSNLSQFSSGKSVETSLKAYYKEFKKVVDAADVILEVLDARDPLGSRCAQMEETIISSGTNKKLVLVLNKIDLIPRENVEDWLKYLRNEFPTVAFKASTQTQSENLSQTKVALKHASDDLLKSSHCLGADLLMKLLGNYCRNQNIKTAIRVGVVGLPNTGKSSLINSLKRSRTCNVGAMPGVTKSMQEVHLDKHIKLLDSPGVVMTASSSDTSVILRNCVKLESLEDPIHPVDAILKRCSKEQLMLHFKVQDFKDTNEFLSLLATRQGKLKKGGVPDINKAARAVLQEWTCGKITYYTHPPEKQMTHVSASIVQEMSKEFNIDDLLKEELDVLEGLKSKTTSHMLVDSLGPAKIVMSEEEIKAEEDEDMQEEDDSEEEEEEMMEDDMDDDMEELKATSVPVVKSTRSSSRKSSVSSDAPQKPLPTGQALGLKQLNKDRKKDFKKMKKQRKRSDKVAGELSEALTSAFGAQDEENYDFNVMKM, encoded by the exons ATGCCTAATAAGAAATTCCTCA ATAAAAAAAGCAAGAGGGTATCTGCTGCCAAAAGATACAAGATAGAAAAGCTG GTTCGCATACACAACAAAAAAGCCAAAAAGGAAGCAAAGAAGAACCCAAACAAATTTATCA aaaaaagaaaagaccCAGGTATTCCAAACAGTCTGCCCTTTAAGGAGTCAGTATTACGGGAAGCTGAAGAACGTAAAAGAAAG ataGAAGAGGAAAgagaaaaattaaaggaaagaAGGAAAAAGGAGAGGGAAAAGCTTCAGAATAAAAAGCGAAACTTAGTTTCTTTAGTGAAAGATGCGGAGAAAAAGACACAGGCATTTGAGAGGAAG AAAAATGTGGGTGGATCCAACCTTAGCCAGTTCTCTAGTGGTAAATCTGTTGAAACCTCTCTTAAAGCATACTACAAGGaatttaaaaag GTAGTGGATGCAGCGGATGTGATACTGGAGGTACTGGATGCGCGCGATCCCCTCGGCAGTCGCTGCGCTCAGATGGAGGAGACGATCATCAGCAGTGGAACCAACAAAAAACTGGTCCTCGTACTCAACAAAATAG atttgattCCCAGGGAGAATGTAGAAGACTGGTTAAAATACCTGAGAAATGAGTTCCCCACAGTTGCCTTTAAGGCATCTACTCAAACACAGAGTGAAAATCTG AGTCAGACCAAGGTGGCCCTGAAGCACGCCAGTGATGACCTGCTGAAGTCAAGCCACTGTCTGGGGGCCGACCTACTGATGAAGCTGCTGGGCAACTACTGCAGGAACCAGAACATCAAGACCGCCATCAGGGTGGGGGTAGTAG GGTTGCCTAACACAGGAAAAAGTAGCTTGATTAACAGTCTGAAGAGGTCCAGGACATGCAATGTAGGAGCCATGCCAGGAGTCACCAA ATCAATGCAGGAGGTACACTTGGACAAACACATCAAGCTGCTGGACAGCCCGGGGGTGGTGATGACGGCCAGCTCCTCCGACACCTCGGTCATCCTCAGGAACTGTGTCAAG CTGGAAAGTTTAGAGGATCCGATTCACCCTGTTGATGCCATATTGAAGCGTTGTTCCAAAGAGCAG ttgatgCTTCATTTTAAAGTTCAAGACTTCAAAGATACCAATGAGTTTCTCTCTCTGTTGGCCACTCGACAAGGCAAGCTGAAGAAAGGGGGAGTTCCAGATATTAACAAAGCCGCCAGGGCGGTATTACAGGAGTGGACATG TGGTAAAATCACGTATTACACACATCCCCCAGAGAAACAAATGACACATGTAAGTGCGTCCATTGTCCAAGAGATGAGCAAGGAGTTCAACATCGACGACCTTCTGAAGGAGGAACTGGATGTATTGGAAG GATTGAAATCAAAAACAACCAGTCACATGTTGGTGGACTCGCTTGGACCTGCCAAAATTGTCATGTCCGAGGAAGAGATCAAAGCAGAAGAAGATGAAGACATGCAGGAGGAAGATGATAGTGAAGAGGAAGAGGAGGAAATGATGGAAGATGATATGGATGATGACATGGAAGAG TTGAAGGCTACATCGGTTCCTGTTGTGAAGTCCACTAGGTCTTCATCGAGGAAGTCGTCAGTCAGCTCTGACGCTCCCCAGAAACCCCTCCCTACCGGTCAGGCCCTGGGGCTCAAACAGCTCAACAAGGACCGCAAAAAGGACttcaaaaagatgaaaaaacagAGGAAACGATCAG atAAAGTTGCCGGTGAATTATCAGAAGCTCTTACGTCAGCCTTCGGTGCACAAGATGAggaaaattatgattttaatgtaatgaaaatgtaa
- the LOC128159038 gene encoding uncharacterized protein LOC128159038 isoform X1 → MDTKRISTLVLPLMSAVCVVLSQSRSTCPRNQVLHRNYDRCCQYVSCKPQHYVRVCDREGGADVCVPCGPNAYLDDPTNSYFVFDCLEKTCGEDTVPIDSPATEFNGSACSKRCRCNPAKNYCGTDPCRCRYTLCSQGETLLQNCTCVRDLLSTPSATTQEVKVSEPPPVIPTGQPPSDVTDSDPVTEDIEEAENGGKTSIDKSDFPDDPGNVSEPEKNKTMIIIAAVSVGVLVVGAIGAVYIYQRRNNSSYLNIINVTNNKTRVHNYQDCNVQIGDKNTQIVHEFVSENESASSTDE, encoded by the exons ATGGATACCAAAAGG ATATCAACTCTAGTCCTTCCGTTGATGTCTGCTGTGTGTGTTGTCCTCAGTCAATCAAGGTCTACTTGCCCAAGGAACCAGGTCTTGCACAGAAATTATGACAGATGTTGTCAGTACGTCAGTTGCAAACCTC AGCATTATGTAAGGGTCTGTGACAGGGAGGGTGGGGCCGATGTGTGTGTCCCCTGCGGCCCTAATGCTTACCTGGACGATCCCACAAACAGTTACTTTGTGTTCGACTGTCTAGAGAAAACCTGTGGCGAAG ACACAGTACCCATCGACTCCCCAGCCACAGAGTTCAATGGCTCCGCTTGCTCTAAGCGATGTCGCTGTAACCCTGCCAAGAACTACTGTGGGACAGACCCCTGCAGGTGTCGGTACACTCTGTGCAGTCAGGGGGAGACCCTCCTACAGAACTGCACCTGCGTCAG agATCTTTTATCAACACCGTCCGCCACTACACAGGAAGTCAAAGTCTCTGAACCTCCTCCTGTAATCCCCACTGGTCAACCCCCTTCTGACGTCACAGATTCTGATCCGGTTACTGAAGACAT AGAGGAGGCAGAAAACGGCGGCAAAACAAGTATTGATAAATCAGATTTTCCTGATGACCCAGGGAATGTTTCCGAACCAGAAAAGAACAAAACAATGATAATTATAGCAGCTGTTTCAGTCGGTGTGCTCGTTGTCGGTGCAATTGGTGCTGTGTACATTTACCAAAGGAGAAATAATTCATCGTACTTGAATATTATAAATGTTACTAATAACAAAACCAGAGTTCACAATTATCAAGATTGCAACGTGCAAATTGGAGATAAAAACACTCAGATCGTTCATGAGTTTGTTTCGGAAAATGAGAGTGCATCATCAACAGATGAATAA